The following are encoded together in the Drosophila takahashii strain IR98-3 E-12201 chromosome X, DtakHiC1v2, whole genome shotgun sequence genome:
- the BCL7-like gene encoding B-cell CLL/lymphoma 7 protein family member A produces MSRSVRAETRSRAKDDIKRVMQAVDKVRHWEKKWVTISDTTMKIYKWVPIASASEKKSKLEASPNSAANRRPPTGSQGGVAPVGGGGGGGGSGSKSDKENSQKGTPTPPQITPSYQGLTAEDSNTCFSVVSDSQGADFVSSMPFSEDSNSQGSDGPVKRLKTSD; encoded by the exons ATGTCGCGAAGCGTGCGGGCGGAGACGCGCAGCCGGGCGAAGGATGACATCAAGCGGGTGATGCAGGCGGTGGACAAGGTGCGCCACTGGGAGAAGAAGTGGGTGACCATCAGCGACACCACGATGAAGATCTACAAATGGGTGCCCATCGCCTCGGCCAGCGAGAAGAAGTCCAAGCTGGAGGCGTCGCCGAACTCTGCGGCCAACCGCCGTCCGCCCACCGGCTCgcaggggggcgtggcgcccgtcggcggcggcggcggcggcggaggcagcggcagcaagaGCGACAAGGAGAACTCGCAGAAGGGCACGCCCACGCCGCCCCAAATCACGCCCAGCTACCAGGGACTCACCGCCGAGGACTCCAACACCT GTTTCTCCGTCGTGTCCGACAGCCAGGGCGCCGACTTCGTGTCGAGCATGCCCTTCTCCGAGGACTCGAACTCGCAGGGCAGCGATGGACCCGTGAAGCGGCTGAAGACGAGCGACTAG